From Panulirus ornatus isolate Po-2019 chromosome 41, ASM3632096v1, whole genome shotgun sequence, one genomic window encodes:
- the LOC139761644 gene encoding uncharacterized protein, with translation MFCARPGEAGGGRWWLAVAGMMMAVAARAGAEVLYAETAPMDFFTWAEDLKPGYIIMEKTTSDRVCFCKKPSVLGLPEGLLANITTTTTAAATTPTASSSTASFSFSIADITALSLSYKASRESSFDYAFVQTANRIQVNAPLANNVPGAA, from the exons ATGTTCTGCGCTAGACCTGGAGAAGCCGGTGGTGGCCGGTGGTGGTTAGCGGTAGCAgggatgatgatggcagtggcAGCGCGGGCTGGAGCAGAGGTCCTCTACGCTGAGACCGCCCCCATGGACTTCTTCACGTGGGCTGAGGACCTG AAACCAGGATACATCATTATGGAGAAGACCACGAGTGATCGAGTGTGCTTCTGTAAGAAGCCTTCAGTACTGGGCCTCCCTGAAGGCCTCCTCGCCaatatcactaccaccaccaccgctgctgccacCACTCCAACAGCCAGCAGCAGTACAGCCAGCTTCAGCTTCTCTATAGCTGATATAACAGCACTCTCTCTCAGCTATaaag CTTCAAGAGAATCCTCCTTCGACTACGCTTTCGTCCAGACAGCGAACAGAATTCAAGTCAACGCCCCTCTTGCCAACAATGTTCCTGGGGCTGCCTAG